A genomic stretch from Candidatus Hydrogenedentota bacterium includes:
- a CDS encoding cell division protein ZapA: MTSKAATTRVIINKIPVDLPIYLDLKTTHSIAQEIEASMKAFEEEHRFVDTQLFAILTAFEYAVQKHKSEAKQEHDIQALIRELDAIATRLTELEERFHIAPLPDEEQR, from the coding sequence ATGACTTCAAAAGCAGCAACAACACGGGTAATCATTAACAAGATACCTGTTGACCTGCCCATTTATCTTGATTTGAAGACGACCCATAGCATTGCCCAAGAGATCGAAGCCTCTATGAAAGCTTTCGAAGAAGAACATCGATTCGTGGATACGCAGCTTTTCGCTATCCTAACGGCTTTTGAATACGCCGTACAAAAGCATAAGAGTGAGGCGAAGCAAGAACACGATATTCAAGCGCTAATCCGGGAACTGGATGCCATCGCAACAAGACTAACGGAGCTGGAAGAACGCTTTCATATTGCGCCGCTCCCCGACGAAGAGCAACGCTAA
- a CDS encoding DUF3810 domain-containing protein, whose amino-acid sequence MEEEHSEETAVPQPRRSLRRHGLFILMSLVLWVPLGLWYFFQPAPAVVEKLYSCGFYPVMAKLIIPVTSSFPFSLSLLMVAAAPFLFIVLWILACVMGYRRHQRFRWRGLLWGPKWLLFVIPLIWLWFLIFWGMGYARQPIEERLAFDGEAVSAEELASIKEGLFQVIDRDQPQEDSDRNIAEALASVSKSMEQMVNGWEGSSKRIPRRVKATPPGLLLMNGTSGVCAPFTLEPHVDGGLPDTWFVSVGAHELGHIAGVCDEGETNLISYIAGLQADHPYARYAVALTVYVSVANQLTAEERKEAIARLPEQARADIQAAHEAGQKYRIDWFQKWSWRAYNHYLKSQGVREGVRSYGRGTQLLVQAWRSGYLTLPESPSSSAAAETEEEELTAAEVESASMEL is encoded by the coding sequence ATGGAAGAAGAACACTCAGAAGAAACGGCCGTTCCGCAGCCGCGGAGGTCATTGCGCAGACATGGTCTTTTTATTCTTATGTCTTTGGTTCTTTGGGTACCTCTTGGGTTGTGGTACTTTTTCCAACCTGCTCCGGCTGTCGTCGAAAAGCTCTATAGTTGCGGCTTCTACCCGGTTATGGCAAAGCTCATTATACCGGTGACCTCGTCGTTTCCTTTTTCCTTATCTCTCCTTATGGTCGCCGCAGCGCCCTTTTTATTCATCGTGCTGTGGATCCTCGCTTGCGTTATGGGCTACCGGCGGCATCAGCGTTTTCGCTGGCGGGGACTGTTGTGGGGGCCCAAATGGCTGCTCTTTGTTATTCCGCTTATCTGGCTTTGGTTTTTAATTTTTTGGGGCATGGGCTATGCCCGTCAACCCATTGAAGAACGCTTAGCCTTTGACGGGGAAGCAGTGTCTGCAGAAGAATTGGCCTCTATCAAGGAAGGGCTTTTTCAGGTGATTGATCGCGACCAGCCGCAAGAGGACTCGGATCGAAACATTGCTGAGGCGCTCGCCTCTGTGTCCAAATCCATGGAGCAGATGGTGAACGGTTGGGAAGGTAGTTCAAAACGTATTCCAAGACGTGTTAAGGCGACGCCGCCGGGGTTGCTGCTCATGAACGGCACCTCTGGTGTTTGTGCGCCTTTTACGCTGGAGCCTCATGTAGATGGCGGCCTTCCCGACACATGGTTTGTATCCGTAGGCGCTCATGAGCTGGGCCATATTGCGGGGGTTTGTGATGAAGGGGAAACCAATCTGATTAGTTATATTGCCGGGCTTCAGGCCGATCATCCCTATGCACGCTATGCCGTGGCATTAACCGTCTACGTGAGTGTCGCCAACCAGTTGACTGCTGAAGAGCGTAAAGAGGCGATAGCCAGACTGCCGGAACAGGCACGTGCGGATATCCAAGCTGCCCATGAGGCAGGACAGAAGTATCGTATTGACTGGTTTCAGAAATGGAGTTGGCGCGCCTACAATCATTATCTAAAATCTCAGGGAGTTCGGGAAGGGGTACGCAGCTATGGGCGTGGCACGCAGCTTTTGGTTCAGGCGTGGCGCAGCGGCTATCTCACGCTGCCTGAGTCTCCTTCGTCATCAGCAGCGGCAGAGACCGAGGAAGAAGAGTTGACCGCGGCGGAAGTGGAGTCAGCTTCCATGGAATTATAG
- a CDS encoding phenylalanine--tRNA ligase subunit beta, translating to MQISLNWLKELVPLQVSTEELAERMTMLGMEIEAIREPGKEIKDIYVGQIVDIQPHPDADKLVVCQTNIGGEEPLQIICGATNMKVGDKVPTAIDGSCLPGGFKIGNRKMRGVQSCGMMCSLRELGLGEEHAGLMILDPDAPIGADIKEVLGLNDVVFEIEVTPNRGDWAGMIGVARELSAYYNLPLQLPEIHLDEEGTAAKEVSGVTIEDPDLCPRYAGRVLRNVVIQASPPWLCARLIAAGQRPINNIVDITNYVLLETGHPLHAFDFDKLAENRIVVRRSRPGEGIKTLDEQEHALTEDMLVIADAKNPQAVGGVMGGFDSEVDANTKHVFLESAYFTPRSIRSTARKLALLTEAAQNIQRGADCNMVPYALNRAAALMQELAGASVAPGVLDAYPEKHVAPQVRLRFDRTDRLLGVAIAKEEQQAILKKLGFTASQVREKDCLLEVPSWRHDVTHEADLIEEIARHYGYDRIPVTMPPVRQSEIIFAPQEKTLRALRHRLAALGLTEVLNWSFSSRENVSRARLETPSSSMVMLENPLSENYAGMRSSLIPTLYATAAYNCKRGANSVAIFEVGPVYLPVEDELLP from the coding sequence ATGCAAATATCACTGAACTGGTTAAAAGAATTGGTGCCGCTGCAAGTGAGTACGGAAGAACTTGCGGAACGTATGACCATGCTCGGAATGGAAATTGAAGCGATCCGAGAGCCCGGCAAAGAGATCAAAGATATTTATGTGGGGCAGATCGTGGACATCCAGCCCCATCCCGACGCCGATAAACTGGTGGTATGCCAAACCAACATTGGCGGAGAGGAGCCCCTCCAAATTATCTGCGGCGCAACAAATATGAAAGTCGGCGACAAAGTGCCCACCGCCATTGATGGATCTTGCCTCCCCGGCGGCTTCAAAATCGGAAACAGGAAAATGCGGGGCGTCCAATCCTGCGGCATGATGTGTTCACTTCGCGAATTGGGATTGGGAGAAGAGCATGCAGGTCTCATGATTCTTGATCCCGACGCCCCCATCGGCGCCGATATCAAAGAGGTCTTGGGCCTAAATGATGTGGTCTTCGAAATCGAAGTAACCCCCAACCGCGGCGACTGGGCAGGGATGATCGGGGTCGCCCGCGAATTGAGCGCCTACTACAACCTTCCTCTGCAACTGCCCGAAATTCACTTAGACGAGGAAGGCACTGCAGCCAAAGAAGTCTCCGGCGTCACCATTGAAGACCCGGATTTATGCCCCCGCTATGCCGGCCGTGTCTTGCGCAATGTGGTTATCCAAGCCTCTCCTCCCTGGCTTTGCGCACGGCTGATCGCAGCCGGTCAACGCCCTATCAATAACATTGTCGACATTACCAACTATGTGTTGTTGGAAACCGGGCACCCGCTGCACGCCTTTGATTTTGATAAACTCGCCGAAAATCGGATTGTGGTGCGGCGCAGCCGACCGGGAGAAGGCATAAAAACGCTGGATGAACAAGAGCACGCACTCACAGAAGATATGCTCGTAATCGCTGACGCCAAAAATCCCCAAGCTGTGGGCGGTGTCATGGGCGGCTTCGACAGCGAAGTAGACGCTAACACCAAACATGTCTTTCTCGAAAGTGCCTATTTTACGCCCCGATCCATTCGTTCTACTGCACGAAAACTCGCGCTTTTAACGGAAGCGGCACAAAACATCCAGCGCGGCGCCGATTGCAATATGGTGCCCTACGCCTTAAATCGTGCCGCCGCCTTAATGCAGGAACTCGCCGGCGCCTCTGTAGCGCCGGGCGTCTTGGATGCCTATCCTGAAAAACACGTAGCGCCTCAAGTCCGCTTGCGCTTTGATCGGACCGACAGGCTGCTCGGCGTGGCAATTGCGAAAGAAGAACAACAGGCAATTTTGAAAAAACTGGGATTCACCGCAAGTCAGGTTCGGGAGAAGGACTGCCTTTTAGAAGTGCCGTCGTGGCGCCACGATGTGACCCATGAAGCCGATCTGATTGAGGAAATCGCTCGTCATTACGGCTATGACCGAATCCCCGTCACTATGCCGCCTGTACGCCAGTCTGAGATAATTTTTGCGCCCCAAGAGAAAACCTTGCGCGCATTGCGGCACCGACTCGCTGCATTAGGCCTTACAGAAGTGCTTAACTGGTCCTTCTCAAGTAGGGAAAACGTGTCGCGCGCCCGATTGGAGACTCCTTCTTCCTCCATGGTCATGTTGGAAAATCCTCTGTCCGAAAATTATGCGGGCATGCGCAGTTCCTTGATACCTACTCTCTACGCCACCGCCGCCTACAATTGTAAACGAGGCGCAAACAGTGTTGCCATCTTCGAAGTTGGGCCTGTATATCTTCCGGTGGAAGATGAACTTTTACCCTAA